Proteins encoded by one window of Arachis ipaensis cultivar K30076 chromosome B04, Araip1.1, whole genome shotgun sequence:
- the LOC107639750 gene encoding calcium-binding allergen Bet v 3, with translation MGQEKKMTQPSSFRLRSPSLNSIRLRKIFDMFDKNGDDIITVKEISQAMNLLGLEADTAELENLTKSYISPGNEGLAFEDFLKLHESLGEEYFGFMEATNDEEEEEKMKEQEESDLWEAFKVFDENGDGYISARELQVVLGKLGLSEGDEIESVQKMIGSVDINHDGRVDFSEFKNMMRSAIVKK, from the coding sequence ATGggacaagaaaagaagatgactCAGCCGTCTTCGTTTAGGCTCAGAAGCCCGAGCCTAAACTCCATCCGGCTGAGAAAGATCTTCGATATGTTTGACAAGAATGGCGACGACATTATCACGGTGAAGGAGATCAGCCAGGCAATGAACCTTCTAGGGCTGGAGGCGGACACGGCGGAGCTAGAGAACTTGACGAAGTCGTATATAAGTCCGGGGAACGAGGGTTTGGCATTCGAGGACTTCTTGAAACTGCATGAGTCTCTAGGGGAAGAATACTTCGGGTTCATGGAGGCGACGAATgacgaggaagaggaggagaagatgAAGGAGCAGGAGGAATCGGATCTTTGGGAAGCGTTTAAGGTGTTCGATGAGAATGGTGACGGTTACATATCGGCGAGGGAGCTTCAAGTGGTGTTAGGGAAGTTAGGGTTGTCTGAAGGGGATGAGATTGAGAGTGTTCAGAAGATGATTGGATCTGTTGATATCAACCATGATGGTCGTGTTGATTTCTCTGAGTTCAAGAACATGATGAGATCCGCCATTGTTAAAAAATGA